GATGATCACGACGGCTTCGGCTTCGGGAAATCCACCGGCGGCTTCATCGAGAGGAGACACCGTGGCCACGCAACCGAGAGCCGTTGCATCGTCGGCGAATTGCCGGGCCAAGGCCCGACAGGTGCCGAGGTTGGAGCCGTGCAGAACGGCCAGCCTGGTCCCGGCCGATATCGCGGTGGGGCGTTGCGCCGCGTCCTGCGCGGCCGGGTTCTCGGTGTGACGGATGTCGGCCCGTCGGTCCTGCGGTGTACGCCGGATCAGGTCGAGCCGGAATCCGACCGGCCGACGACTGGTCGGTGACTCCCATTGCGGGACATAGTGATACGTGTCGATCAGACGGTAGCGATGAACCAGTCTGGACAGCGCTAAGGCTGCTTCGTGCAGTGCGAATTGGCGGCCGATGCACGACCGGGCACCTGATCCGAAGGGCTTGAACAATGCGGCCGGCCGAGAAGAGCTGCGTTCGGCAGCGAAGCGGCCGGGGTCGAAGAATTCGACGTTGTCGCCCCAGCCCGGCTGTCGGTGCAGCGCGCCGGTGAGTACGGTGACCGCTTCACCGCGCTGGACCGGATAGGTGTCGCCGATAACGGTGTCTTCCAGAGCCATTCGATCGAAGTGCAGCACCGGCGGGGAGAGCCGCAGAGTTTCCTCGATGACTTGTCGTAGATAGGTCATCTTGCCGATGTCGTCGTAGCTCGGCAGATAGTCGTCGTCGACGCCGAACACGCTATCGACTTCGGCGCGCACCTGATGCAGCACGGCCGGATCGCTGACGATGTTGTACAGCGCGTTCGGCATCAACTCCGACGTGGTGAGCTGACCCGCGATCAGAAACGTCAGAATCTGGTTGTGCACGTTTGCCGTCGGCAATACCGGTTCGCCGTTCGAGTCCTGTTGCAGCATCAACGTCAACAGGTCGTCGAACTCGCTTTCACCCGACCGGTGCTCGGCAATCAGCCCGTCGATGAACTCGTGCAACTTGGCCGATTCCGCTTGGAACGCCGGTGTCGCTGCGCCAGAACCCAACTCCCCCAACGCCGTGGTGAAACTCTGCGGTATCGGGGCCAGGCCGGGGTAGTCGAACGACTGAAAACGCGAACCGAATCCGGCCAGCGCAACCGTGTCCATCGCCAACTTCTGCAGGTCGGTCGACACATCCACGGCCGCGCGCCCGACGCTGGCATCCCATCGTTCGATCAGTAGGCAGTTGATGTCCAGCATCGCCGCGTGGTAGGCGCGCAGGCCCGCATAGCTGAAGCCCGGCATCAGGACATCGTGGGCGGCTTCCCAATTCGGTTCGCCGTGGTACGCCGTGAAAAGGCCGTCGCCTGCCAGCGGTCGGACCCGGGCAAGAGTGGCCGTGAGGTTCTTGGCGAATCGGCTCTCGTCGCACAACTCGGCGACCAGTTCCGGAGAGCACACATAGAGCTTTTTGAAGCCGCCGTTGAAATCGGCGTAGAAGATCGGGCCGTGCAGCTCGCCCAGTAGGTCCACCGGCAGCGCGCGCGGCCGGCCGGCCAACTGGTCCGCGCCCGGCAGCGGTCCTTCCGCCGATGGGATGCCCGGCAGATCCGGCGGCTGCGAGACACGGAACTGGCTCACGCGGGCAGCATAAGTTTCGCGTCGACGTTTGGGTCGAGTTCCGCCGATGTCGACCAGGTCGCCTAACCGCGGCGAGACGCCAACGGCGGTGGCGGGCAAGAGCCCGGCCACCGCCGTTGAGCATCGGTGCTGTGGTCAGCCGCGACGGCCGCAGACCGGCCACGCGCCAATGCCCTGCGAGTGCAGGACGTTCTCGGCAACACGGATCTGCTCTTCGC
This genomic stretch from Mycobacterium paraterrae harbors:
- a CDS encoding bifunctional cytochrome P450/NADPH--P450 reductase, whose product is MSQFRVSQPPDLPGIPSAEGPLPGADQLAGRPRALPVDLLGELHGPIFYADFNGGFKKLYVCSPELVAELCDESRFAKNLTATLARVRPLAGDGLFTAYHGEPNWEAAHDVLMPGFSYAGLRAYHAAMLDINCLLIERWDASVGRAAVDVSTDLQKLAMDTVALAGFGSRFQSFDYPGLAPIPQSFTTALGELGSGAATPAFQAESAKLHEFIDGLIAEHRSGESEFDDLLTLMLQQDSNGEPVLPTANVHNQILTFLIAGQLTTSELMPNALYNIVSDPAVLHQVRAEVDSVFGVDDDYLPSYDDIGKMTYLRQVIEETLRLSPPVLHFDRMALEDTVIGDTYPVQRGEAVTVLTGALHRQPGWGDNVEFFDPGRFAAERSSSRPAALFKPFGSGARSCIGRQFALHEAALALSRLVHRYRLIDTYHYVPQWESPTSRRPVGFRLDLIRRTPQDRRADIRHTENPAAQDAAQRPTAISAGTRLAVLHGSNLGTCRALARQFADDATALGCVATVSPLDEAAGGFPEAEAVVIIASSYNGQPTDDARAFLAWLLDANTRLHPAPNVAVLGVGDHNWADTYQVIPQRIDERLGELGAHRLVPRAAADTSGDLVGSVEGFAAGLWASLAELFGDPNAAPVTDAAEPLYELRRIIGPVTAAMDARSSVIAMTVVENTQLVAPGLGQAKANVRVDLPEGVDYQTGDHLTVMADNPPEVVDAVLAQLGIDAELRLSINPRRSSRRLIALDREVSARELLTHFVELRKPVTSSQLRSLAAANTNPEQRRRLTELSEAPDGCPLSVLECLEDCPECVLTGAELLELLDPMVPRHYSIASSSMLSPRTVGLVVSVLDAPARSGHGLFKGVASNYLATVRPGQVIRARIDPARQAFRAGADPAKIVILVSAGTGVAPFLGFLGDRLAAQRAGAPVQPALCFFGVRDPDVDYIFRDRFEQAEALGIVRMRPAFSRAPHDGVRYVQDRIAADADEVWDLLGDPAKDAHVYVCGDGARMAPAVRRSFLDIYRARTGADDSHAHDWLSSLVESDHYVEDVWAG